The genomic region TCCACCGCCACGCGCTGCGGGCCGAATTCCTCGATGGTCCGCTTCATGCGAAGCAGGTGGTCCTCCAGGGCTTCGTTCTCGGGATAGGCGCAAATCACCCTGAGCCGGCCTTCGCGTTCCATGCCCTCGAAATCAATGCCCCAGCCGCGGGCATTGCGGAACAACTGTTCGCGGCTTTCCTCGAAGGCAAACAGCAGGCAGCGTTCCCCAAGACCGATGCCTCCAGCCATGAACTCGGTCGCCATCAGCGTCTTGCCTGTGCCGGTCGCGCCCGAGACCAGGAGGATGGAATCGCGGAAGAAGCCGCCGCCGCACATCGCGTCCATATCGGCGTTGCCCGAGGTGATCCGTACGTCCGAGGAACGCTGCTTCAGCTCGATCGCCGAGAGCGGGATCACCACGATGCCTTCCCCATTGATGATCGTGAGCGGATATTCGCCCTTATGGTGGGGCGTGCCGCGGAATTTCAGGATCTCCAGCGTCCGCCGCCGTTTCTCTCCCTCCAGCACGTTGCGCAGGATGATCACGTTGTCGGCGACGAACTCCTCGACCCCGCAGCGGGCGATCCGGCCGTACTCGTTGCGACGCTCGGTTGTGAGCAACGTCGTCAGGCCGAGCCGCTTGAACGCGGTGATGATGCGCAGCATCTCGCGGCGCAGCATGCTGGCCTCGCCGAAGCGGGTGAGGGCGGCGCCGAGCGAATCCATCGCCAGTCGCTGCGCCCGGACGCGCTGCGTCGCGTGCTCGATGCGGGCGAGCAGGGCACCGAGATCATAGTCGCCCGCCACCACCGGCTCCCACGTGGGTTCAGGCGAAGCATCGACGAAAGCCCAGAGCCCCGCTTCTTCCCACGCGGCGATATCCCAGCCGAAGCCGAGCATGTTGCGCCGCAGGTCCTCGGCGGTCTCCTCGAAGGTGACGAAGACGCCGGGTTCGTGGGCCTTGCGGATGCCCTCGGCCAGGAACTGCGCCGCCAGGATCGTCTTGGCGCTTCCGGCGGTGCCCGACACCATCGTCGTGCGCCCCAGCGGCAGGCCGCCATCGGCGATGTGGTCGAAGCCTGGAATATGGCTGGGGACCTTGATGATCATGTTTTGCTGACCGTGCTGCCGGTGCCAAGTGACATGCCGCATCTTTCCGGATATCTGGCGCAGCCATCAACCGCTGCCAGGGAGAGGCCAGAGTTCCAGCCCCAGCAAAGCCTTTTCCTCATCGGACAGGTCGCCGACGATGCGGCGCAGGGGTGGGGGGAGCAGCTTGATCAGCGTCGGCGTGGCCAGGATCTTTTCCTGCTCGGCCAACTGGGGATGCTCCAGCACGTCGATCACTTCGACCTCGTAGCGGTCATGCAACTCCTGTTCACAGATCCGCCGCAGGTTGGCGATGGCGCGCTCGCTGCGCGGCGTGCTGCCCGTGACGAATAGCCGGAGTTGATACTCTTTCATGACGATGCTCGCCTACTGGCAGGTGAAACAGCCTCGGTGCCGCCGCGGATCTCGGGATAACGGCTGCGATAGGCGTTCAGCACGCGGCCCATCAGTTCGAGCAAGGTGAGCCGTCCGCACTCCATCAGCGCCCGTGCCCGGGCCGAAGGTTCGCCGATGGTGCGTGCGCACAGGGCGTGGTAGTGCAGTTCGGTGACGTCACGGGCGCTGGCGCGCACTTGGAACAGCCGCTCGGCCAGTGCGCGCAGGTTCTTTGCCGCGTCGTTGTCTTCACGGAACACCTGTTGTTCGAACGTGTCGTTGATCAGGTCCGCATAGGCCGCCTGCAACTCGGCGAAGACCGAGGGCGCGGCTTCGCGCAACAGTTCGGCCCCGTACAGCCACGCGCTGACCGGCAATCCCTCGACCGCCTGTGCACCGAGTGCCCGGATCTCCGCCTCGTAGCTTGCCTGGCGCTCGCGCTCGAACTGCTCGCGCCGTTGGCGCTCGCTGTCGCGCAACGCGTCGATGGTGGACTTGTGCCGCAGATAGGCTTCCACCCGGGCCAGCATCTCGCGGTTCTCAAGCGGCCGGGTGAGATAGCCGTCGGCGCCGCAGCTGAGTCCCTGCACCACCGCGCCGGCGTCGGTGCGCAGCGCCGAGCACAGCACGACGAAACTTGCCTCGGTGGCGGGATCGGCCTTCAGCCGGCGACACACTTCCGTCCCGTCGATATCCGGCAGCATCACGTCGAGCAACACCAGGTCCGGCGGATGCTGCCGTGCCAGTTGCAATGCGGTCTCCCCGTCATGGGCCACATCGACCGTGCAGCCGTGACGCGACAACAGCCGCACCGTGGCGGCGGTGATGGCGGCATCGTCGTCGACGGCGAGGATGCGCACCGATTGTGCCCGATCGGCCGGAGCCGCGGGATCGCCCACTTTCATCGTCCTGCCACGCCGGCCCGGCTCATGCCGGGCCGGGTTGCACCATCGCCGCGCGCGCCTGCGTCAGCGCCGCCGCCACCGCGGCGGTCCAGCCGGGTGGAAAGCGCGCCGGATCGGTCAGCCAGCCCTCCAGACTGGCCACCGCCCCGATGCGGCCGTCGCATTCGTCGGCCATCGCCGCCACCAGCAGCGACGGCGTGTCCGGCAGCCGCGCGCGCCAGGCCGGGTCGGCCTCGCGCGCGAACTGTTCCTCCATCGCTGCCTCCCGCGCCGGCGGGATGCGTCGCTGCCGCGCCTCCTGCAGCGCCGCGGCGGCCTGACGCAGCCGGGCGTGCAGGTCGCGCTCCGTCGGCACCGCCGCATCGAGCTCGTCGGCGAGGATGTCCAGGTGCGCCTGCAGGATGACCGAGGGGATCCCGCGCGTCGCCAGCACGTCGCGCAGCCACGCGACCTGTTCGTGCACGCGCGCCTGGTCGAGCCGGATCAAGGTGGCCAGCCAGGCGCTGTCGCTGTGGCTGAAGCGCAGGCCACGCTCGCCGAAGCGCGCGGCCAGGTATGGGAAGCGCAGCCAGCAGCCATCGACGGCGTGCTGTGACGCCGCCAGTTCCCGCGGGTCCGACACCACGGCATGGGAACCTGCTTCGGCATTGAGCATGGTGGCGGAAAACATTCGGGGCCTCGGGCGAAGTTCGGGGGCACCTGACCATCTCTATAGTCTATCCGCCGCTGCGGCTCGCGGGAATACGGGTTTCAGCAGAAATGTAAATATAGCGCCAGAATTTGATTTAATTAATTCGATTTTAGCTGATATTTATTTGTGTCTTGGTATTTATTATTTTTAATTTACCAATCTTTTCTCATCTCGGCAGCGTGCCGCCGGGGTCATTGCCGTGCCTCCAGCCCGGCCTCGATCCGCCCGGCCAGCGCCCTGGCCGAGACCGGCTTGCGGACCAGGGTGAAGCTGTCCCCGTCCGGCAGCGCGGCACGCTCGCCCATGTAGCCGGTCAGCAGGAAACAGGGCAGGCGCGGGCGCAGGGCCCGTGCCCGCTGGATGGTCGTGACCCCGTTCATGTCGGGCATCGACAGGTCGCTCACCATCGCGTCCACGGCCTCGCCGGCCTCGAGCAGGGAGATTGCCTCCGCGCCGCTCGCGGCCAGCAGCGTGTCGAAGCCGAGATCCTCAAGCTGGGCCGCCAGCGTCTCGCGGACCAGGTCGTCGTCGTCGACGAGGAGCAGGCGGGCCGAGGCATCGTGGGACGGTATCGGCTCGTTGTCTTCGGTCGCGGCACAGGGGATGTCCTCGCTGGCCTGGCGCAGCCACAGCGTGACCGTGGTCCCCGCGCCGGGCGCGCTGTCGATCGCCATGGCGCCGCCCGACTGCTCGACGAAGCCCTTGACCATCGCCAGGCCGAGGCCGGTGCCCTGGCCGGGCGGCTTGGTGGTGAAGAACGGGTCGGTCGCCCGCGCCAGCGTCGCCGCCTCCATGCCGGTGCCGGTATCGGTGACGGAGAGCCGCACATAGGCGCCGGGGGCGAGCCCGGCCGGATGGTCGCCTCCCTCGGGGACCTGTTCAGCCGCGGCCGCAAGGGTGAGCGTGCCGCCCTCGGGCATGGCGTCGCGCGCGTTGGTGCCGAGATTGACCAGCGCCGTCTCCAGCTGGCCGCGGTCGGCGATCAGGGGAGGGACGGCGGCGGCGGTGTCGCGCACCGTGATCGCGCTGCCGAGCGTATGGGCGAGCACCTCGCGCACGCAGGTGAGCAACTCGGCCGTGGGCAGCATCTCGGTGCGCAGTTCGCCGCGATGGGCGAAGGCGAGCAGGCGCTGGGTGATCGAGGCACCGCGGGCGGCGGCGTCGATCGCCGTACGCGCGAGGCGCCGGGTCTTTTCCAGATCCTCCGGCCGTCGCGCGATCAGCGTCGCCGCCCCGGAGACGGCCTGAAGGATGTTGTTGAAGTCGTGCGCGATGCCGCCGGCGAGCTGGCCGAGCGCCTGCACCTTCTGCGCCTGCGCCAACTGGTCGGACAGGTTGCGCTGCTCGGTGATGTCGCGGCCCTCGGCGATGATCCACTGCACCGCCTGCGTGGCGGGATCACGCACCGGCTTGAGCGAGAAGTCGATCCAGATGCTGCGCCCGTCGGTGCCGAGGATTTCGGCGTCGTGGCGGACCAGCGTGCCTCGTGCCGCCTCGGCGATGTCGCCCCGCAGGCGCTCGCGTTCGGCCTGCGGCCACCAGCCGGCCTCGCCGAGGTCGTGGCCGACCACCGCGTCGCGGGCGAAGCCGCCTGCCTCGAGCATGGTGTGGTTCACTTCCAGCACCGTGCCGTCGGGGGCAAGCAGGGTGATGAACTGGAACTGCGAGTCGAAGATGGCGCGGAAGCGGGCTTCCGCCGCGGCCTCCGCCTCGTGCGCGGTGACGATCTCGGTGATGTCGCGTTGCGCCGTGATCATGCGGACCGGCTGGCCGTCCTGGTCGAGGAAGGCCTCCGCCCGCAGGTCGATCCAGCGCACCGCTCCGCCCGGGCGGCAGATGCGGAACTGCGCGGCGAGCGGGGTGCCGCGCTGGCGGACCTCGCCCATGGCGGCGAGCAGCCAGTCGCGGTCATCGGGATGGATAAGGGCGCACCATTCCGCCAGCGGCATGTGGGTCTTGCCGGGGCGCAGGCCGTAGAGGTTGGGATAGCCGTCGGAGATCAGCGCCGCCGGCTCGCGCAGTGTCCAGTCGGTATAGGCGATGCC from Rhodovastum atsumiense harbors:
- the kaiC gene encoding circadian clock protein KaiC, whose protein sequence is MIIKVPSHIPGFDHIADGGLPLGRTTMVSGTAGSAKTILAAQFLAEGIRKAHEPGVFVTFEETAEDLRRNMLGFGWDIAAWEEAGLWAFVDASPEPTWEPVVAGDYDLGALLARIEHATQRVRAQRLAMDSLGAALTRFGEASMLRREMLRIITAFKRLGLTTLLTTERRNEYGRIARCGVEEFVADNVIILRNVLEGEKRRRTLEILKFRGTPHHKGEYPLTIINGEGIVVIPLSAIELKQRSSDVRITSGNADMDAMCGGGFFRDSILLVSGATGTGKTLMATEFMAGGIGLGERCLLFAFEESREQLFRNARGWGIDFEGMEREGRLRVICAYPENEALEDHLLRMKRTIEEFGPQRVAVDSFSALERVSGPRGFREFVIGLTSFIKQQEIAGLFTAATSHLMGGESVTQSHISTITDLIILLRYVEIYGEMRRGLTVLKMRGSRHDKDIREFTIDGNGMHIGKAFREVTGILTGSPRHASSGEIEIIRNLFGRE
- the kaiB gene encoding circadian clock protein KaiB, with translation MKEYQLRLFVTGSTPRSERAIANLRRICEQELHDRYEVEVIDVLEHPQLAEQEKILATPTLIKLLPPPLRRIVGDLSDEEKALLGLELWPLPGSG
- a CDS encoding response regulator transcription factor — encoded protein: MGDPAAPADRAQSVRILAVDDDAAITAATVRLLSRHGCTVDVAHDGETALQLARQHPPDLVLLDVMLPDIDGTEVCRRLKADPATEASFVVLCSALRTDAGAVVQGLSCGADGYLTRPLENREMLARVEAYLRHKSTIDALRDSERQRREQFERERQASYEAEIRALGAQAVEGLPVSAWLYGAELLREAAPSVFAELQAAYADLINDTFEQQVFREDNDAAKNLRALAERLFQVRASARDVTELHYHALCARTIGEPSARARALMECGRLTLLELMGRVLNAYRSRYPEIRGGTEAVSPASRRASS
- a CDS encoding hybrid sensor histidine kinase/response regulator, with product MPHRRHGTACLLQGLAAIALSGLALLASLAPSSAGMAAWIDPAWAGWHGHALAGVLIGLSIAFTLGALLCGLGFARASRHDGAAAPAPTGPEEDHRSEARLRDLLVGLDQVAIIGRDLQGVTRFWSRGCERLYGWSEAEAIGRSAHELLRTAFPVPRSEIDATLLAAGEWTGHLHQRSRQGEEISVFARATLRSDGVIIETMTDVTGLRRTETELRRGQARLQAVLDTAAESIVVVQADGRILSVNHAALLMFGYNSPQELIGRDLGVLMPQAVAAWQDVCAARRTGAPGHELVALRRNGPEFPVDLSVSAFEANSQRFLCGIIRDATARRQAEAALCDTVARLRLVQQVGGIAYTDWTLREPAALISDGYPNLYGLRPGKTHMPLAEWCALIHPDDRDWLLAAMGEVRQRGTPLAAQFRICRPGGAVRWIDLRAEAFLDQDGQPVRMITAQRDITEIVTAHEAEAAAEARFRAIFDSQFQFITLLAPDGTVLEVNHTMLEAGGFARDAVVGHDLGEAGWWPQAERERLRGDIAEAARGTLVRHDAEILGTDGRSIWIDFSLKPVRDPATQAVQWIIAEGRDITEQRNLSDQLAQAQKVQALGQLAGGIAHDFNNILQAVSGAATLIARRPEDLEKTRRLARTAIDAAARGASITQRLLAFAHRGELRTEMLPTAELLTCVREVLAHTLGSAITVRDTAAAVPPLIADRGQLETALVNLGTNARDAMPEGGTLTLAAAAEQVPEGGDHPAGLAPGAYVRLSVTDTGTGMEAATLARATDPFFTTKPPGQGTGLGLAMVKGFVEQSGGAMAIDSAPGAGTTVTLWLRQASEDIPCAATEDNEPIPSHDASARLLLVDDDDLVRETLAAQLEDLGFDTLLAASGAEAISLLEAGEAVDAMVSDLSMPDMNGVTTIQRARALRPRLPCFLLTGYMGERAALPDGDSFTLVRKPVSARALAGRIEAGLEARQ